The Acidobacteriota bacterium genome includes the window GCCTGCATCTTACGGGCATGAACACCAGCAATTCCGCTGGAAAGCACTGAAACGGAGCCCCAGATGGGTGAGGAAATCATCGTCCCAGTCACAATGTTCGGCATGGTTGTCGGCATTGTGTGGCTGGTCAGCTACTTCAACAGCCGCAAGCGCACGACCATCCATGAGACGCTGCGCCATGCCATCGACAAGGGCCAGGAGCTCTCGCCGGCCCTCATGGACCGGATGTCCATGGTGACGGACCCGGTCCGGGCCGACCTGCGCCGCGGCGTGCTCTTCCTGGCCTTCGGCGCCGCCTTTGCGGTTCTCGGCACCTTGATCGGGATGGAAGAATCCGAAGCGATCACCCCGATGCTCGGCATCGCGACATTCCCGATTTTCATGGGCATCGCGTATATTGGCCTCTGGGCATTCAGCCGTGGCAAGCCGGAGGCCTGATCTCTGGCTGGTGGCCTCGGGAGGGCGAGACATGAGAAGTGATCCTGATCTCGCCCACTCCGCCGCACGAGGAAATGAGGCAGCGTTTGCCGAACTCGTGAAGCGGCACCAGGGAAAGGTGCGCGGGATGGCCCGCCGCCTGACCGGGTCCGAGGCTCAAGGCGATGACATCGCCCAGGTCACGTTCCTGACGGCATGGCAGAAAATCTCGACCTATGCCGGCGGAACGTTCAGCTCCTGGATCTGCACCATCTGCTGGCGGGAATTCCTGCAATGGCGCCGCCGGCAGAAGATGGAAATCGAGTTCGACGAGACGGCGGAGATCATCCCGTTCGATCGCTCGGCGGACCAGCACGAGATGCGGATGGACCTCACCCGCGCCCTCGAAACCCTCAGCGAAGCCCAGCGCGTCTGTGTGGTGCTGTGCGTCGCAACGGGGATGACCCACCAGGAGGCAGCCGATGTGACGGGCTGGCCCTTGGGAACCGTGAAGTCACACGTCCTGCGCGGGGTCGCCCTGCTACGGATGCGCCTTGAAAATGCCAACGTGGCGTGATGGAGTGAGAAACATGCGTGAACAAGATGCCTACAAGGACCTCACTGACCTCTTCCGGGTCGAGGACAACGCATTGGTCGCAGAACCCTTTACCCGTCAGGTGATGCACTCCGTGCGCCGGCAGAAGGCAATGCGCCGTCTGGTGGTGGGAAGCCTGGGCCTTGCCGGCGCCGCGATCGCCGCGATGCAGCTGCCCCAGTTGCTGGCCGAATGGGTGGGTGTGGACAAGACTGTCACCGAAGTGCTGACGACGGCCCCGACCGAACTGAGCACCGCCGCCGTCAACCAGCTCAGCACCGCAGCGATGAGCAATCCGATGTGGCTGGCGATTGCAGCCGGCGCCGCGCTCTGCGTGTTCGCGGTCTCGGCCTTCGAACGGGCCTGACAGACCTCCTCACAAAAGAAAAAGGCCGGCTCGCGAGAGCCGGCCTTTGCATTGTTGGGCTTAGCGGCGTTACTCCGCCGGCGTCTCCGGCAGGATCACGGCGTCAACCGCATAGACCACGCCGTTGCTGGCGAAGATGCCGTCGCCGACTGTGTGGACCGTGCCATCGACGTTCAGCGTGCCTTCGGTGCTGCCCATCAGGTTCAACGAAGTGTCCGCAAGCGTCTGAGCCTGTTGACCGGCGAGCGGGACTTCATCCGCCTTGACCGCGCCCGTCACCACGTGGGCTTTCAGGATCTCGACAAGTTCCGGCTTGCCTTCTGCCGTCTTGAGGCGGGCGAGCGTTTCTTCAGGCAACGCAGCGAAGGCCTCGTTCGTCGGAGCGAAGACCGTGTACGGACCTTCCATGGCGAGATCGTCGTCCAGGCCAGCGATGCCGACCAGTTCGACCAGCGTGCTGAAGCGCGCATCGCCGGCGGCAATCTCTACCGCATTCTGGTCGATATCACCTTCAGCCGTCAGGCCTTCGGTTTCCGATTGCTCGGCCATCATCATGGTCTCGGCTTCTTCGGCAACGGTGGCGGCTTCATCTTCCATGGCCGGATCGACCGGCTCCATGGCGGCGTAGTCCTGCGGATCGGCCATCTGCTCGTCCGGAACCATGTCCGTTGCGGTCGAAGCATAGCTCTCCGTACCAACCGTGGTTTCCTCTTCTGGAATGACATCCGTCTCAGTCGAGGCGTAGGTTTCCGTGTCGGAGGTCATGGCGGAGGTGTCTGCTTGCGGCGCTGCTTCGGTCTCCGTCGAGGCATATGTCTCGGTGCTGACGGCGGTGTCTTCTTCCGGAACGATTTCGGTTTCGGTTTCGGCATAGGTTTCGACAGGCGCCTCCGCCGTTTCGGTCGCCGCGTAGGCTTCGGTCTCGGCCCTCATCTCGGTCGAATTGTCTTCTTCCGGGATGACGTCTGTTTCAGTTGCGGCATAGCTCTCGGTGCCGGCCATCTCGCCGGATTCGGTCGATGCATAATCGTCGGCAGGTGCCGTGACGGTGTCAGTCGACACGTAGCTGTCCGTTTCCGGCGTGCTCTCCATCGAAGTTTCCGACGACGCGAAGCTTTCCGTCTCAGCGACGAAATCCATCGAAGCTATTTCCTCGGCGTCGTCATTCAGCTGCGCGAGCATCAGGGCGTTGAGATCTTCCGTGGAATACTCCGCCGGCAGTTCGGCGACGTCGATGGGCGCCTCAACGGCGGCATCAGCGACTTCGGTCTCT containing:
- a CDS encoding fasciclin domain-containing protein; its protein translation is MKHLFASCAVIALMAAPVLAQSTNVPPNDPLSDENVIVDPVDPADVSVDADVESETDVMVTMAPETEAEVEDAATVAAEEEIEAAEAAIEAEEEPMFQAQTTDEAETVAETEIAADAADTDIAQSESAEMTEETEVADAAVEAPIDVAELPAEYSTEDLNALMLAQLNDDAEEIASMDFVAETESFASSETSMESTPETDSYVSTDTVTAPADDYASTESGEMAGTESYAATETDVIPEEDNSTEMRAETEAYAATETAEAPVETYAETETEIVPEEDTAVSTETYASTETEAAPQADTSAMTSDTETYASTETDVIPEEETTVGTESYASTATDMVPDEQMADPQDYAAMEPVDPAMEDEAATVAEEAETMMMAEQSETEGLTAEGDIDQNAVEIAAGDARFSTLVELVGIAGLDDDLAMEGPYTVFAPTNEAFAALPEETLARLKTAEGKPELVEILKAHVVTGAVKADEVPLAGQQAQTLADTSLNLMGSTEGTLNVDGTVHTVGDGIFASNGVVYAVDAVILPETPAE
- a CDS encoding RNA polymerase sigma factor, whose protein sequence is MRSDPDLAHSAARGNEAAFAELVKRHQGKVRGMARRLTGSEAQGDDIAQVTFLTAWQKISTYAGGTFSSWICTICWREFLQWRRRQKMEIEFDETAEIIPFDRSADQHEMRMDLTRALETLSEAQRVCVVLCVATGMTHQEAADVTGWPLGTVKSHVLRGVALLRMRLENANVA